A genomic segment from Diceros bicornis minor isolate mBicDic1 chromosome 5, mDicBic1.mat.cur, whole genome shotgun sequence encodes:
- the SNX22 gene encoding sorting nexin-22 isoform X2, which translates to MLEVHIPSVGPEAEGPRQSPEKSHMVFRVEVLCRGRRHTVPRRYSEFHALHKRIKKLYKVPDFPSKRLPNWRTRGLEQRRQALEAYLQGILYLNQDVPKELLEFLCLRHFPTDPKASSWGSQLHHRPVVSFCVDPYISIPSPEPLPDVVVNGVLEGLYGFSTSTAKAQPETPYHPAPPPLMP; encoded by the exons ATGCTGGAAGTTCACATCCCGTCGGTGGGGCCCGAGGCTGAGGGCCCCAGGCAGAGCCCAGAGAAAAGCCACATG GTGTTCCGAGTGGAGGTGCTGTGCCGCGGACGCAGACACACAGTGCCGAGGCGCTACAGCGAGTTCCACGCGCTGCACAAGCGG ATCAAGAAACTGTACAAAGTGCCTGACTTCCCCTCAAAACGCCTGCCCAACTGGAGGACCAGAGGATTGGAGCAGCGGCGGCAGGCCTTGGAGGCCTATCTCCAG ggcATTCTGTACCTGAACCAGGATGTGCCCAAGGAGCTACTGGAGTTCCTGTGTCTTCGGCACTTCCCCACAGACCCCAAGGCCAGCAGCTGGGG ATCACAGCTGCACCACCGGCCTGTCGTCAGCTTCTGCGTGGATCCCTACATTTCCATCCCATCCCCAG AGCCTCTGCCCGATGTGGTGGTGAATGGCGTGCTCGAGGGCCTCTATGGCTTTAGCACCAGCACAGCTAAAGCCCAGCCAGAGACTCCCTATCACCCTGCTCCTCCACCACTGATGCCCTGA
- the SNX22 gene encoding sorting nexin-22 isoform X1, whose protein sequence is MLEVHIPSVGPEAEGPRQSPEKSHMVFRVEVLCRGRRHTVPRRYSEFHALHKRIKKLYKVPDFPSKRLPNWRTRGLEQRRQALEAYLQGILYLNQDVPKELLEFLCLRHFPTDPKASSWGTLGEFLPSDSRSQLHHRPVVSFCVDPYISIPSPEPLPDVVVNGVLEGLYGFSTSTAKAQPETPYHPAPPPLMP, encoded by the exons ATGCTGGAAGTTCACATCCCGTCGGTGGGGCCCGAGGCTGAGGGCCCCAGGCAGAGCCCAGAGAAAAGCCACATG GTGTTCCGAGTGGAGGTGCTGTGCCGCGGACGCAGACACACAGTGCCGAGGCGCTACAGCGAGTTCCACGCGCTGCACAAGCGG ATCAAGAAACTGTACAAAGTGCCTGACTTCCCCTCAAAACGCCTGCCCAACTGGAGGACCAGAGGATTGGAGCAGCGGCGGCAGGCCTTGGAGGCCTATCTCCAG ggcATTCTGTACCTGAACCAGGATGTGCCCAAGGAGCTACTGGAGTTCCTGTGTCTTCGGCACTTCCCCACAGACCCCAAGGCCAGCAGCTGGGG CACCCTGGGGGAGTTCCTGCCTAGTGACAGCAG ATCACAGCTGCACCACCGGCCTGTCGTCAGCTTCTGCGTGGATCCCTACATTTCCATCCCATCCCCAG AGCCTCTGCCCGATGTGGTGGTGAATGGCGTGCTCGAGGGCCTCTATGGCTTTAGCACCAGCACAGCTAAAGCCCAGCCAGAGACTCCCTATCACCCTGCTCCTCCACCACTGATGCCCTGA